From a single Rhodococcus qingshengii JCM 15477 genomic region:
- a CDS encoding putative bifunctional diguanylate cyclase/phosphodiesterase produces the protein MLSRLASSASDAELSDVERRDLFARQILQVTTVAPLANMVNVLSVCALLVYVIPPGHNEFRVIWGSAAFLVVLNSVRVWIPRVVLKGRYTPKHTTRYDYWALMLEVILLGLLLVVLAAAMLPVTDNSRKLVLLATFAGVMGAGAVALSTVRSIAVAWILVHSIGLLVVILPKRTTEYAVLSFQLVVYSVTLIIGVVYLWASFRSRCLAEFEAAAERQTVSLLLDDFEGGSRDWLWEVDTTGTLSHTSARLSQISGVPVSDLQTLSLRGLLDRLDVGSTKSGRAAVQVIGDHLDRLMPFREVVIPVRVDGVDRWWSLSGHPRLSEATEFVGWRGVGSDITEKYNYERRILWLAATDGLTGLPNRRTFGSELSDALGTVRTGEEVLVGILDLDNFKSVNDTLGHPVGDKLLISVAARLNRVVDGAMCARIGGDEFGVVLRGTGDGGEVFARYLDALREPFYVRGNRIEVRASIGYAGAPADSEDADTLVMSADLALYAAKSAGKNRVGRYSPVLRARARERASALQELGLAIESRQFELYYQPQVRADTGRVEGFEALLRWNHPVRGVLAPHIFIDVAEETGLIVPLGLQVLNMACAEAATWPDDTYVTVNVSPVQLMSSGFGSAVNDALEASGLSGKRLQLEITETGAVEELAVAELDRLRATGIAIALDDFGTGYSSFESLKKLPLDILKIDRSFITELSEGDSAVVTSVVEVAKALGMQSLAEGVETADQLRLLLTAGCELVQGYYVSRPMPAKEVAEYLSATAHSNGGYFHSF, from the coding sequence CCGAACTGTCTGACGTCGAGCGGCGCGACCTCTTCGCACGCCAGATACTGCAGGTGACGACGGTCGCGCCACTGGCCAACATGGTCAATGTACTCAGCGTGTGCGCTTTGCTTGTGTATGTCATACCCCCCGGTCACAACGAGTTTCGGGTGATCTGGGGTTCTGCGGCCTTCTTGGTCGTCCTCAATTCGGTGCGCGTCTGGATACCGCGAGTCGTCCTGAAGGGCCGGTACACGCCCAAACATACGACGAGGTACGACTACTGGGCGCTCATGCTCGAGGTGATCCTGCTCGGGCTTCTGCTTGTCGTTCTCGCCGCCGCGATGCTTCCCGTGACGGACAACTCGCGAAAGCTTGTGCTTCTAGCGACATTCGCCGGAGTCATGGGCGCCGGCGCCGTAGCGTTGTCGACGGTTCGGTCGATAGCGGTAGCGTGGATTCTGGTGCACAGCATCGGATTGCTCGTCGTTATCCTGCCCAAGAGAACTACAGAATATGCTGTCCTCTCGTTCCAGTTGGTCGTTTACTCGGTGACACTGATTATCGGCGTCGTGTACCTCTGGGCGTCGTTCCGAAGTCGTTGTCTCGCCGAGTTCGAGGCTGCTGCCGAGCGCCAGACGGTCAGTTTGCTTCTCGACGATTTCGAGGGTGGGTCACGCGACTGGCTGTGGGAAGTCGACACCACCGGGACGTTGTCGCACACCTCCGCTCGGCTGTCGCAGATCTCGGGAGTTCCCGTCTCCGACCTGCAAACCCTGTCGCTGCGCGGATTGTTGGATCGGCTCGACGTGGGTTCGACGAAGAGTGGCCGAGCCGCGGTCCAGGTCATCGGAGATCACCTCGACCGCCTCATGCCGTTTCGAGAGGTCGTCATTCCCGTTCGTGTCGACGGCGTCGACCGATGGTGGTCTCTGTCGGGTCATCCCAGGCTATCCGAGGCCACGGAGTTCGTGGGTTGGCGAGGCGTGGGCTCGGACATCACCGAGAAGTACAACTACGAGCGGCGAATTCTGTGGCTTGCTGCAACCGACGGACTGACCGGGCTCCCGAATCGCCGGACGTTCGGCTCGGAGCTGTCCGACGCGCTCGGCACCGTCCGAACCGGCGAGGAAGTCCTTGTCGGAATCCTCGACCTGGACAATTTCAAGTCGGTGAACGACACGTTAGGGCACCCTGTCGGTGACAAATTGTTGATTTCCGTTGCTGCACGGCTCAATCGGGTGGTCGACGGCGCCATGTGCGCGCGAATCGGTGGTGACGAATTCGGCGTCGTCTTGCGGGGAACAGGGGACGGCGGAGAGGTGTTCGCTCGCTATCTGGATGCATTGCGTGAGCCGTTTTACGTGCGGGGGAATCGCATCGAGGTTCGTGCATCGATCGGCTATGCCGGCGCACCCGCAGATTCCGAAGATGCGGACACGCTTGTCATGTCCGCCGACCTGGCGCTGTATGCGGCAAAATCCGCCGGCAAGAACCGGGTAGGAAGATACTCGCCGGTGCTGCGGGCGCGGGCCAGGGAGCGAGCATCGGCCCTGCAAGAACTTGGGCTTGCGATCGAGTCTCGGCAGTTCGAGCTGTACTACCAACCGCAGGTTCGTGCGGACACCGGCCGCGTCGAGGGTTTCGAGGCACTGCTTCGCTGGAATCACCCGGTGCGGGGCGTGCTTGCACCGCACATTTTCATCGATGTCGCGGAGGAGACCGGCCTGATAGTCCCTCTGGGGCTTCAGGTACTGAACATGGCGTGCGCCGAAGCCGCGACGTGGCCCGACGACACTTACGTGACGGTGAACGTCTCTCCGGTGCAACTGATGTCGTCCGGCTTCGGATCGGCCGTGAACGATGCGCTGGAGGCAAGCGGTCTGTCCGGCAAACGGCTTCAGCTGGAAATCACAGAGACGGGAGCAGTGGAGGAGCTTGCCGTCGCCGAGTTGGATCGCCTGCGTGCCACCGGAATTGCGATTGCCCTGGACGACTTCGGAACCGGCTATTCGTCTTTCGAGAGTTTGAAGAAACTGCCGTTGGACATCCTCAAGATCGACCGGTCGTTCATCACCGAACTGAGCGAGGGTGATTCGGCAGTTGTCACTTCGGTGGTCGAGGTGGCGAAGGCGCTCGGTATGCAGTCATTGGCGGAAGGCGTGGAGACGGCCGACCAGCTGAGGCTCTTGCTTACCGCCGGTTGCGAATTGGTTCAGGGTTACTACGTCAGCCGACCGATGCCGGCGAAGGAAGTGGCCGAGTACCTCAGCGCAACTGCCCACTCCAACGGTGGGTATTTTCATTCGTTCTGA
- a CDS encoding SDR family NAD(P)-dependent oxidoreductase gives MEIKGTAALVTGAASGLGAATAKRLADAGATVFGLDLPASIERAGDNVPAGVTLIPTDVTSGEEVEAAINQIVESGSPLRIVVNCAGVGWAGRILSKKGPHDLELFRTVITVNLLGTFNVMRLAADAIAKTEAVDESGQRGVVINTASVAAFEGQIGQIAYSASKGGVHGMTVPAARDLAQFGIRVNTIAPGIIDTPMLAGVTDEYRKGLEAGVPFPSRLGQPSEYAQLAQMIVEHDYLNGETIRMDGALRMAPR, from the coding sequence GTGGAAATCAAGGGAACCGCAGCACTGGTCACCGGAGCGGCATCAGGCCTCGGCGCCGCAACAGCCAAGCGCCTCGCCGACGCCGGCGCTACCGTCTTCGGCCTGGATCTGCCCGCGTCGATCGAGCGCGCAGGCGACAACGTCCCCGCCGGCGTCACCCTCATCCCCACCGACGTGACCAGCGGCGAAGAGGTCGAAGCAGCGATCAACCAGATCGTCGAGTCGGGCTCCCCGCTGCGCATCGTCGTCAACTGTGCCGGTGTCGGCTGGGCCGGACGCATCCTGTCCAAGAAGGGTCCGCACGACCTCGAGCTGTTCCGCACGGTCATCACCGTCAACCTGCTCGGCACCTTCAACGTCATGCGCCTGGCCGCCGACGCCATCGCCAAGACCGAGGCCGTCGACGAGTCGGGCCAGCGCGGCGTTGTCATCAACACCGCTTCCGTTGCTGCCTTCGAAGGCCAGATCGGCCAGATCGCGTACTCCGCCTCCAAGGGCGGCGTGCACGGCATGACGGTTCCGGCTGCCCGTGACCTTGCGCAGTTCGGCATCCGCGTCAACACGATCGCTCCCGGCATCATCGACACCCCGATGCTCGCAGGCGTCACCGACGAGTACCGCAAGGGCCTCGAGGCCGGCGTTCCGTTCCCGTCCCGCCTGGGCCAGCCGTCCGAGTACGCGCAGCTCGCGCAGATGATCGTCGAGCACGACTACCTCAACGGCGAGACCATCCGCATGGACGGCGCACTGCGCATGGCGCCGCGCTAA